One Halobaculum sp. CBA1158 DNA segment encodes these proteins:
- the metX gene encoding homoserine O-acetyltransferase, whose protein sequence is MTAVESVGEFRFECGESVEDVRLAYEAYGEFDGDNAVLVCHALTGSQHVSNALRSEDHEPVTADETGADAEGDDDGDSDGTGDEAGTGVQTAGQARAWWDDVVGPGKAIDTTEYYVVCVNVPGSCYGSSGPPTEGPDGEPWGTAFPPVTVGDWTRAQRRLLDRLGVGRLHAVVGGSVGGMNALDWAARYPDDVRRVAAVAAAARLDTQCLSLDAIARRAITTDPDWNGGDYYGESRPDPDDGLAQARRIGHVMYLSKASMGRKFGRRAAGRGAFDDAPPDPTERFFPYREVESYLDYNADSFTARFDANSYLYLTRAMDEYDLAAGHGSDADALAAFEGELLAMSFTGDWHFTVEQSRALADAARDADVPTAHHVVDSDHGHDAFLVEPESVGPPLRDFLADGVEGRAVRDEDEPDSSEGDTSGSERAPVHASLFPG, encoded by the coding sequence ATGACGGCCGTCGAGTCGGTCGGCGAGTTCCGGTTCGAGTGCGGCGAATCCGTCGAGGACGTCCGGCTCGCGTACGAGGCGTACGGCGAGTTCGACGGCGACAACGCGGTGTTGGTCTGCCACGCCCTCACCGGGAGCCAGCACGTCTCGAACGCACTACGGAGCGAGGATCACGAGCCGGTGACAGCTGACGAAACCGGAGCCGACGCCGAGGGCGACGACGACGGAGACAGCGATGGTACCGGAGACGAGGCCGGCACCGGCGTCCAGACCGCCGGCCAGGCCCGCGCGTGGTGGGACGACGTGGTCGGCCCCGGCAAGGCCATCGACACGACGGAGTACTACGTCGTCTGCGTGAACGTCCCCGGCTCCTGCTACGGTTCCTCCGGTCCGCCCACCGAGGGGCCGGACGGCGAACCGTGGGGGACCGCGTTCCCGCCGGTGACCGTCGGCGACTGGACGCGCGCACAGCGGCGGCTGCTCGATCGCCTCGGCGTCGGCCGCCTGCACGCCGTCGTCGGCGGCAGCGTCGGCGGTATGAACGCGCTCGACTGGGCGGCCCGCTACCCGGACGACGTTCGCCGCGTGGCCGCCGTCGCGGCGGCGGCGCGACTCGACACGCAGTGTCTCTCGTTGGACGCCATCGCCCGGCGCGCCATCACCACCGACCCGGACTGGAACGGCGGCGACTACTACGGCGAGAGCCGGCCCGACCCCGACGACGGGCTGGCGCAGGCGCGCCGAATCGGGCACGTGATGTACCTCTCGAAGGCGTCGATGGGGCGGAAGTTCGGGCGACGCGCCGCCGGACGCGGGGCGTTCGACGACGCGCCACCGGACCCCACGGAGCGGTTCTTTCCGTACCGCGAGGTCGAGTCGTATCTCGACTACAACGCCGACTCGTTCACCGCGCGGTTCGACGCCAACAGCTACCTCTACCTCACCCGGGCGATGGACGAGTACGACCTCGCCGCCGGTCACGGCTCCGACGCCGACGCGCTCGCGGCGTTCGAGGGCGAGTTGCTCGCGATGTCGTTCACCGGAGACTGGCACTTCACCGTCGAGCAGTCGCGCGCGCTCGCTGACGCCGCCCGCGACGCGGACGTCCCGACGGCACACCACGTCGTCGACTCGGATCACGGCCACGACGCGTTCCTCGTCGAGCCCGAGTCCGTCGGGCCGCCGCTGCGGGACTTCCTCGCCGACGGCGTCGAGGGGCGGGCCGTCCGCGACGAGGACGAACCGGACTCGAGCGAAGGCGACACCAGCGGATCCGAGCGTGCGCCGGTCCACGCGAGCCTGTTCCCCGGCTGA
- a CDS encoding O-acetylhomoserine aminocarboxypropyltransferase/cysteine synthase family protein has protein sequence MTDDADAETGAPRSADGSRSGGRGTRTRALHAGWDGDPATGARAPPIYQTTSYSFPDADTAADLYALDREGDVYSRISNPTTRVLEKRLADLEGGVDAVATASGMAAIDTATSLLARSGETVVASADMYGGTSAYLAHMASRRGVDLQTVETTDPEAYADAVGDDTAFVHVETLANPSLVTPEFERIADIAHEHAVPVVVDNTFGTPALCNPIEHGADIVWDSTTKWIHGAGTTVGGVLVDGGTFPWDHPDADYPELSGENPAFDIDFTRRFGERAFAQVARHRGVRTLGNPQSPFDAWQTLQGLSTLPIRMEKHCENARIVAEHLRDHPEVAWVTYPGFEEHPTHDEAARYLDGFGGMVVFGLDDGFTAGKRVCEEVELVSFLANIGDARSLIIHPASTTHAQLSEEEQAAAGVSPDLLRLSVGIEDPGDIVADLDRAIAEATR, from the coding sequence ATGACCGACGACGCCGACGCCGAGACGGGCGCGCCGCGGTCGGCCGACGGGAGCCGGTCGGGCGGTCGCGGGACGCGCACTCGGGCGTTACACGCGGGGTGGGACGGAGACCCCGCGACTGGCGCGCGAGCGCCCCCCATCTACCAGACGACCTCCTACTCGTTCCCCGACGCCGACACCGCCGCCGACCTGTACGCCCTCGACCGCGAGGGGGACGTGTACAGTCGCATCTCCAACCCCACGACGCGGGTGCTGGAGAAGCGGCTCGCGGACCTGGAGGGCGGCGTCGACGCCGTCGCCACGGCGTCCGGGATGGCCGCCATCGACACAGCGACGAGCCTGCTCGCGCGCAGCGGCGAGACCGTCGTCGCCAGCGCCGACATGTACGGCGGGACGAGCGCCTACCTCGCGCACATGGCCTCGCGACGGGGCGTCGACCTGCAGACCGTGGAGACGACCGATCCGGAGGCGTACGCCGACGCCGTGGGCGATGACACCGCCTTCGTCCACGTCGAGACGCTGGCGAACCCGTCGCTCGTCACGCCGGAGTTCGAGCGGATCGCCGACATCGCCCACGAGCACGCGGTCCCGGTCGTCGTCGACAACACCTTCGGCACGCCGGCGCTGTGCAATCCGATCGAGCACGGGGCCGACATCGTCTGGGACTCGACGACCAAGTGGATCCACGGCGCGGGCACCACCGTCGGCGGCGTCCTCGTCGACGGCGGGACCTTTCCGTGGGACCACCCGGACGCCGACTACCCCGAACTGTCGGGAGAGAATCCCGCATTCGACATCGATTTCACCCGGCGCTTCGGCGAGCGAGCGTTCGCGCAGGTCGCGCGCCACCGCGGCGTTCGGACGCTCGGGAACCCGCAGTCACCGTTCGACGCCTGGCAGACCCTTCAGGGGCTCTCCACGCTCCCGATCCGGATGGAGAAACACTGCGAGAACGCCCGGATCGTCGCCGAGCACCTCCGCGACCACCCCGAGGTGGCGTGGGTGACGTATCCGGGCTTCGAGGAGCACCCGACCCACGACGAGGCCGCCCGCTACCTCGACGGGTTCGGCGGTATGGTCGTGTTCGGACTGGACGACGGCTTCACCGCCGGCAAGCGCGTCTGCGAGGAGGTGGAGTTGGTGTCGTTCCTCGCGAACATCGGGGACGCACGCTCGCTGATCATCCACCCGGCGAGCACGACCCACGCACAGCTCTCCGAGGAGGAACAGGCGGCAGCGGGCGTCAGTCCCGACCTGCTGCGTCTGTCGGTCGGCATCGAGGACCCCGGCGACATCGTCGCGGACCTGGACCGGGCCATCGCGGAGGCGACGCGATGA
- a CDS encoding ABC transporter ATP-binding protein: MAAIELEGVTKRYGDVTAVRDLDLTVEEGEVFGFLGPNGAGKSTTINMLLDFVRPTSGTVRVLSRDAQAESVAVRRNTGVLPEGYDVYERLTGRQHIEFAMRSKELDGDVDAVLERVGIADAGDRRAGGYSKGMRQRLVLGMALVGDPDILILDEPSSGLDPTGAKEMREIVRAEAERGATVFFSSHVLGQVEAVCDRVGIMREGELVAEDSIEGLREAVGGEAQLVVTVDAASEADLEGVRALSGVSSAATDGGTVTVSCESDAKTEVIGALEDAGVTVKDFSTEEASLEDLFLTYAGDGEAVETTDADAANTEVAE; this comes from the coding sequence ATGGCCGCCATCGAGTTGGAGGGAGTCACGAAGCGGTACGGCGACGTAACCGCGGTTCGCGACCTCGATCTCACGGTCGAGGAGGGCGAGGTGTTCGGCTTCCTCGGCCCCAACGGGGCGGGCAAGTCGACGACGATCAACATGCTGCTCGATTTCGTTCGGCCCACGAGCGGCACCGTCCGGGTGCTCTCGCGGGACGCGCAGGCCGAGTCGGTAGCGGTCCGCCGGAACACGGGCGTCCTCCCCGAGGGATACGACGTGTACGAGCGGCTCACCGGCCGCCAGCACATCGAATTCGCCATGCGCTCGAAGGAACTCGACGGCGACGTGGACGCGGTCCTCGAGCGCGTCGGCATCGCCGACGCGGGGGACCGTCGCGCCGGCGGCTACTCGAAGGGGATGCGCCAGCGGCTCGTGCTCGGGATGGCGCTCGTCGGGGATCCCGACATCCTGATCCTCGACGAGCCCTCTTCGGGGCTGGACCCCACGGGAGCAAAGGAGATGCGGGAGATCGTGCGTGCCGAGGCCGAGCGCGGCGCGACGGTGTTCTTCTCCAGCCACGTGCTCGGACAGGTCGAGGCCGTCTGCGACCGCGTCGGTATCATGCGCGAGGGCGAACTCGTCGCGGAGGACTCCATCGAGGGGCTGCGCGAGGCCGTCGGCGGCGAGGCGCAGCTCGTCGTCACCGTCGACGCCGCGAGCGAGGCGGACCTGGAGGGCGTCCGCGCGCTCTCGGGCGTCTCCTCGGCGGCGACCGACGGCGGCACCGTCACCGTCTCGTGTGAAAGCGACGCGAAGACGGAGGTGATCGGGGCCTTAGAGGACGCCGGCGTCACGGTGAAGGACTTCTCGACGGAGGAGGCCAGCTTGGAGGACCTGTTCCTCACCTACGCCGGGGACGGCGAGGCGGTGGAGACCACCGACGCCGACGCCGCGAACACGGAGGTGGCCGAATGA
- a CDS encoding ABC transporter permease subunit, with protein MSLEAVARKDFQDAVRSRWVMVLAALFSLLLSVAVYLIPRDASTTALFNNLVVRDLFVTLLVPLIGVVIAYNSVVGERSTGSIKLLLALPHSRADVVFGKVLGRAGALGVPVAISFALPALIALVTPLSLELGTYLGYLLFTVLLGTAFVALAVGFSAAVDSQRIAVAGPVVVFLLSGPIWSVVQFPVQLYLAGQTLPGWLPIDSAGVYRLLRLVNPIESFKILTVEFVNGFLFTAGQAGADAAGSYTVSTEIAALAMLAAWALVPPLIGLWRFEDADL; from the coding sequence GTGAGTCTGGAGGCGGTCGCGCGCAAGGACTTCCAGGACGCGGTGCGGTCGCGGTGGGTGATGGTGCTGGCGGCGCTGTTCTCGCTGCTGCTGTCGGTCGCTGTGTACCTGATCCCGCGGGACGCATCGACGACGGCGCTGTTCAACAACCTCGTGGTGCGGGACCTGTTCGTTACGCTGCTGGTGCCGCTCATCGGCGTCGTCATCGCGTACAACTCGGTCGTCGGCGAGCGCTCGACGGGCTCGATCAAGCTCCTGTTGGCGCTGCCGCACTCGCGGGCGGACGTGGTGTTCGGGAAGGTACTCGGCCGCGCGGGGGCGCTGGGCGTTCCGGTCGCGATCAGCTTCGCCCTCCCGGCGCTGATCGCGCTGGTGACGCCGCTGTCGCTGGAGTTGGGGACGTACCTCGGCTACCTGCTGTTCACGGTCCTGCTCGGCACGGCGTTCGTCGCGCTGGCGGTCGGCTTCTCGGCGGCCGTCGACTCCCAGCGCATCGCCGTCGCCGGGCCGGTCGTCGTCTTCCTCCTGTCGGGGCCGATCTGGAGCGTCGTCCAGTTCCCGGTCCAGTTGTACCTCGCGGGGCAGACGCTTCCGGGCTGGCTCCCGATCGACTCGGCCGGGGTCTACCGGCTCCTGCGGCTGGTCAACCCCATCGAGTCGTTCAAGATCCTCACCGTCGAGTTCGTCAACGGGTTCCTGTTCACGGCCGGGCAGGCCGGCGCGGACGCCGCCGGCAGCTACACGGTCTCCACCGAGATCGCGGCGCTGGCGATGCTCGCGGCGTGGGCGCTCGTCCCGCCGCTGATCGGTCTGTGGCGGTTCGAGGACGCCGACCTGTGA
- the ligA gene encoding NAD-dependent DNA ligase LigA: protein MSTPAEVDPDDLRYADPANPYLTEPDTDFASVEDLDDADAAAEAELLRAAIREHDYRYYAQNDPLIADRAYDALFARLESLEDAFDLDDADSPTRRVGGGTLEELDTVSHAAPMLSIDQSGEADDVREFDERVRRELNGDGDLEYSCEPKFDGLSVEVVYEDGRYVQAATRGDGREGDDVTEQVRTIGSVPERLAGDPPATLAVRGEVFIPRDAFQAHNRERVEAGKEPFANPRNAAAGTLRQLDIDAVAERPLDCFFYDVLGWELDGDPDARSPPETHLGELDALGSFGLHVNDQAELAEDIEDAIDYRDRLLEARSDLNYEIDGVVIKVNDRARREELGTKSRSYRWAFAYKFPARHEVTTVEDIVVQVGRTGRLTPVALLDPVDVGGVTVSRATLHNPDEIASLGVGVGDEVRVKRAGDVIPQVASVVEHGGEGTFAFPEECPACGSDVERDGPLAFCPNGLACPAQAERAVVHYASRGGLDIEGLGEESVEQLRETGLVETIPDLYRLPDRREELAELEGWGETSAENLIREVEASTEPELADFLAALGIHEVGEATARSLARHFRTFEAVRNATEAELREVDDIGETVARTVRDFFETEQNARVIDDLLEYVDPRSDDTETGDALEGLTFVFTGSLSTARSEAQDLVEAHGASATSSVSGNTDYLVVGERPGASKRADAEANDVPKIDEDEFATLLADHGIEWPPGDEE from the coding sequence ATGAGTACGCCCGCAGAGGTCGACCCCGACGACCTCCGCTACGCCGATCCGGCCAACCCCTACCTGACGGAGCCCGACACCGACTTCGCGTCGGTCGAAGACCTGGACGACGCCGACGCCGCCGCGGAGGCCGAGCTGCTCCGGGCGGCGATCCGCGAACACGACTACCGCTACTACGCACAGAACGACCCGCTGATCGCCGACCGCGCGTACGACGCGCTGTTCGCCCGACTGGAGTCGCTGGAGGACGCGTTCGACCTGGACGACGCCGACTCCCCCACGCGACGCGTCGGCGGCGGGACGCTGGAGGAGTTGGACACCGTCTCCCACGCCGCGCCGATGCTGTCGATCGACCAGTCGGGCGAGGCCGACGACGTGCGCGAGTTCGACGAGCGCGTGCGCCGCGAACTGAACGGGGACGGAGACCTCGAGTACTCCTGCGAGCCGAAGTTCGACGGCCTCTCCGTCGAGGTGGTGTACGAGGACGGCCGGTACGTCCAGGCGGCGACCCGGGGCGACGGTCGCGAGGGCGACGACGTGACCGAGCAGGTGCGGACGATCGGCTCCGTTCCCGAGCGGCTGGCGGGCGACCCGCCGGCGACGCTCGCGGTCCGCGGCGAGGTGTTCATCCCCCGCGACGCGTTCCAGGCGCACAACCGCGAGCGCGTCGAGGCGGGCAAGGAGCCGTTCGCGAACCCCCGAAACGCCGCCGCCGGCACCCTCCGACAGCTCGACATCGACGCCGTCGCCGAGCGGCCGCTGGACTGCTTCTTCTACGACGTGCTCGGGTGGGAGCTGGACGGCGACCCGGACGCCCGGAGCCCCCCCGAGACCCACCTCGGTGAGCTTGACGCGCTGGGCTCGTTCGGTCTGCACGTCAACGATCAAGCGGAGCTGGCCGAGGACATCGAGGACGCCATCGACTACCGCGATCGCCTGCTCGAGGCGCGATCGGACCTGAACTACGAGATCGACGGCGTCGTGATCAAGGTGAACGACCGCGCGAGGCGCGAGGAGCTCGGGACCAAATCCCGGTCGTACCGCTGGGCGTTCGCGTACAAGTTCCCCGCGCGCCACGAGGTGACGACGGTGGAGGACATCGTGGTGCAGGTGGGCCGCACCGGCCGCCTGACGCCGGTCGCCCTGCTCGACCCGGTCGACGTGGGCGGCGTGACGGTCTCCAGAGCCACACTACACAATCCCGACGAGATCGCGTCGCTCGGGGTCGGCGTCGGCGACGAGGTACGCGTGAAGCGCGCCGGCGACGTGATCCCGCAGGTCGCGTCGGTGGTCGAGCACGGCGGCGAGGGGACCTTCGCGTTCCCCGAGGAGTGCCCCGCCTGCGGGAGCGACGTGGAGCGCGACGGGCCGCTGGCGTTCTGTCCGAACGGCCTCGCGTGCCCCGCACAGGCCGAGCGCGCGGTCGTCCACTACGCCAGCCGCGGCGGCCTCGACATCGAGGGGCTCGGCGAGGAGTCGGTCGAACAGCTCCGGGAGACCGGACTCGTGGAGACGATTCCGGACCTGTACCGCCTCCCCGACCGCCGCGAGGAACTGGCCGAGTTGGAGGGCTGGGGCGAGACGAGCGCCGAGAACCTGATCCGCGAGGTGGAAGCCAGCACCGAGCCCGAACTGGCGGACTTCCTCGCGGCGCTGGGTATTCACGAGGTGGGCGAGGCGACCGCACGGAGCCTCGCGCGCCACTTCCGGACGTTCGAGGCCGTGCGGAACGCCACGGAGGCCGAACTCCGGGAGGTCGACGACATCGGCGAGACGGTCGCGCGGACCGTCCGCGACTTCTTCGAGACCGAGCAGAACGCCCGCGTCATCGACGACCTCCTGGAGTACGTCGACCCGCGGTCCGACGACACGGAGACCGGCGACGCGCTCGAGGGGCTGACGTTCGTGTTCACCGGCTCCCTTTCGACCGCCCGTAGCGAGGCGCAGGACCTCGTGGAGGCTCACGGCGCGAGCGCGACCTCGTCGGTGTCGGGGAACACCGACTACCTCGTGGTCGGCGAGCGTCCGGGGGCGAGCAAGCGCGCGGACGCCGAGGCGAACGACGTGCCCAAGATCGACGAGGACGAGTTCGCGACCCTCCTCGCGGATCACGGGATCGAGTGGCCACCGGGAGACGAGGAGTAA
- a CDS encoding archaellin/type IV pilin N-terminal domain-containing protein produces MFEFITEEEERGQVGIGTLIVFIAMVLVAAIAAGVLINTAGFLQSKSQETGQQSSKQVSDRLQEVVTVGTVSNGEISKVNVTVTQAPGAGEIDLQNATINWIGPDGTETLVYETAADSGDWRFYTHQVKNTDDSNTVLNDPDDRFNIEFRLAGTTEPNAPSNLGEGEEVTIKINTMAGATTEIRFTVPQSLDQKSAVEL; encoded by the coding sequence ATGTTCGAGTTCATCACCGAGGAGGAGGAGCGCGGGCAAGTGGGGATCGGGACGCTCATCGTATTCATCGCGATGGTGCTGGTGGCGGCGATCGCCGCCGGCGTCCTGATCAACACCGCCGGCTTCCTCCAGTCCAAGTCACAGGAAACGGGACAACAGAGCAGTAAACAGGTCAGCGACCGCCTCCAGGAAGTCGTCACCGTCGGTACCGTCAGTAACGGTGAGATCAGCAAAGTGAACGTGACGGTCACGCAGGCACCGGGTGCCGGCGAGATCGACCTCCAGAACGCCACGATCAACTGGATCGGACCGGACGGCACCGAAACGCTGGTGTACGAGACCGCGGCCGATAGCGGCGACTGGCGGTTCTACACCCACCAAGTGAAGAACACGGACGACTCGAATACCGTCCTCAACGACCCCGACGACCGCTTCAACATCGAGTTCAGGCTGGCCGGAACGACCGAGCCCAACGCCCCTTCGAACCTCGGCGAGGGTGAGGAAGTGACGATCAAGATCAACACGATGGCCGGCGCGACCACCGAGATCCGCTTCACGGTCCCGCAGTCGCTGGACCAGAAGAGCGCCGTCGAGCTGTAA
- the serB gene encoding phosphoserine phosphatase SerB: MTRLVAFDFDGTLSDSEMTVLLGERCGVADEMADITARAMNDELSYAESLRKRARLLEHLEEEEAEAAYGEVTLREGAAGVIDRLRERGHYVAIFTGGFERGVAAALERTGTEVDEIVANRLPIEGGRLTGAVDGPLVEGTKDEQLERVAGEQSVPMTRTVAVGDGANDLPMLEVAGLSVGYEPKPAVEPACDVIVESMADLGRLFENEGVLVADASDHDGS; encoded by the coding sequence ATGACGCGACTCGTGGCGTTCGACTTCGACGGGACGCTCTCGGACTCTGAGATGACGGTGCTGCTGGGCGAGCGATGCGGCGTCGCCGACGAGATGGCCGACATCACCGCCCGGGCGATGAACGACGAGCTCAGCTACGCCGAGAGCCTCCGGAAGCGCGCTCGACTCCTCGAACACCTGGAGGAGGAGGAGGCCGAGGCGGCCTACGGCGAGGTGACGCTGCGCGAGGGTGCCGCCGGCGTGATCGATCGCCTGCGCGAGCGCGGACACTACGTCGCGATCTTCACCGGCGGCTTCGAGCGCGGCGTCGCCGCGGCGTTGGAGAGGACCGGGACGGAGGTCGACGAGATCGTCGCCAATCGACTGCCGATCGAGGGCGGTCGCCTCACCGGCGCGGTCGACGGACCGCTCGTCGAGGGCACGAAAGACGAGCAACTGGAACGCGTCGCGGGCGAGCAGAGCGTCCCGATGACGCGGACGGTCGCCGTCGGCGACGGCGCGAACGACCTCCCGATGCTGGAGGTCGCGGGACTGTCGGTCGGTTACGAGCCGAAGCCGGCGGTCGAGCCCGCCTGCGACGTGATCGTCGAGTCGATGGCCGATCTCGGGAGGCTGTTCGAGAACGAGGGCGTCCTCGTCGCCGACGCGAGCGACCACGACGGATCGTAA
- the serA gene encoding phosphoglycerate dehydrogenase, with translation MKVLVTDPVADAGIETLRDAGHEVVTDYESEGDALLEAVADANALVVRSGTEVTAEVFEAAPDLVIVGRAGIGVDNIDIEAATDHGVVVANAPEGNVRAAAEHTVAMTFAAARSIPQAHGRLKDGEWAKGDYLGREVNNKTLGIVGLGRVGQEVAKRLDSLGMDLVVYDPYINEERAAQFGAELVDDLTDCLARADFVTIHTPLLPETEGMIGAEELEAMGDAYLINCARGGIVDEDALAAAVENGPVAGAALDVFAEEPLAADSPLLDVDDIIVTPHLGASTEAAQENVAVDTAKQVLAAFADEPVVNALNAPSVDESAFPRIEPYLDVADTAGKIAAQLLGERISGVEVHYEGDIANEDVDLVTASALKGVFSPLEYEVNAVNAPQLAEDRGIEVTESKTRQAEDFQSLVTVTVKDGDAEMSVCGTLFAGEDPRIVRIDGYRVDARPYGHMLVARNRDEPGVIGLIGTVLGDAGVNIAGMFNARETIGGEALTVYNLDDRLPDDAVGRLLEDDRIISVDRIVLDDGETER, from the coding sequence ATGAAGGTACTCGTCACGGACCCCGTCGCGGACGCGGGGATCGAGACCCTGCGAGACGCCGGGCACGAGGTCGTCACGGACTACGAGTCGGAGGGCGACGCGCTGCTGGAGGCGGTCGCGGACGCGAACGCGCTCGTCGTCCGCTCGGGCACCGAGGTGACCGCCGAGGTGTTCGAGGCCGCCCCCGATCTGGTCATCGTCGGCCGCGCGGGCATCGGCGTCGACAACATCGACATCGAGGCCGCGACCGACCACGGCGTCGTCGTCGCGAACGCCCCGGAGGGGAACGTCCGCGCGGCAGCCGAGCACACGGTCGCGATGACGTTCGCCGCCGCTCGCTCGATCCCGCAGGCGCACGGTCGCCTGAAGGACGGCGAGTGGGCGAAGGGCGACTACCTCGGTCGCGAGGTGAACAACAAGACGCTCGGCATCGTCGGCCTCGGGCGCGTCGGCCAGGAGGTCGCGAAGCGCCTCGACTCGCTGGGCATGGATCTGGTCGTCTACGACCCGTACATCAACGAGGAGCGCGCCGCCCAGTTCGGTGCCGAGCTCGTCGACGACCTGACCGACTGCCTCGCCCGCGCGGACTTCGTCACCATCCACACGCCGCTGCTTCCCGAGACCGAAGGCATGATCGGCGCGGAGGAGCTGGAGGCGATGGGCGACGCCTATCTCATCAACTGCGCGCGCGGCGGCATCGTCGACGAGGACGCGCTCGCTGCGGCCGTCGAGAACGGTCCGGTCGCCGGCGCGGCGCTGGACGTGTTCGCCGAGGAGCCGCTCGCGGCGGACTCGCCGCTGCTCGACGTGGACGACATCATCGTCACGCCCCACCTCGGCGCGAGCACGGAGGCCGCACAGGAGAACGTCGCCGTCGACACCGCAAAGCAGGTGCTTGCGGCGTTCGCCGACGAGCCGGTCGTCAACGCCCTCAACGCCCCCTCGGTCGACGAGTCGGCGTTCCCCCGCATCGAGCCGTATCTCGACGTGGCCGACACCGCAGGCAAGATCGCCGCCCAGTTGCTCGGCGAACGCATCTCGGGCGTCGAGGTCCACTACGAGGGCGACATCGCGAACGAGGACGTGGACCTGGTCACCGCAAGCGCCCTGAAGGGCGTGTTCTCGCCCCTTGAGTACGAAGTGAACGCCGTCAACGCCCCCCAACTCGCGGAGGACCGCGGGATCGAGGTGACCGAGAGCAAGACCCGCCAGGCCGAGGACTTCCAGAGCCTCGTGACGGTGACCGTGAAGGACGGCGACGCGGAGATGTCCGTCTGCGGGACGCTCTTCGCGGGCGAGGACCCCCGGATCGTCCGCATCGACGGCTACCGCGTCGACGCCCGTCCCTACGGTCACATGCTCGTCGCGCGCAACCGCGACGAACCGGGCGTCATCGGGCTCATCGGCACCGTCCTCGGCGACGCCGGGGTCAACATCGCCGGGATGTTCAACGCCCGCGAGACCATCGGCGGCGAGGCGCTCACCGTGTACAACCTCGACGACCGACTCCCAGACGACGCCGTCGGCCGACTCCTTGAGGACGACCGGATCATCTCGGTCGACCGGATCGTCCTCGACGACGGCGAGACCGAGCGCTGA
- a CDS encoding DNA-directed RNA polymerase subunit M, with protein sequence MQFCDECGSMMHTEGNTWVCRSCGNEERRDSQAEAAMALQDGQQDDGAPAVADATRDSTETMREPCPADDCDSDRADYEMIPKPGGSYEVRLFTCVECGHKWRES encoded by the coding sequence ATGCAGTTCTGCGACGAGTGCGGTTCGATGATGCACACGGAGGGCAATACGTGGGTGTGTCGCTCCTGTGGGAACGAGGAGCGACGGGACTCGCAAGCCGAAGCGGCGATGGCACTCCAGGACGGGCAGCAGGACGACGGGGCACCCGCCGTGGCCGACGCGACTCGGGACTCCACCGAGACGATGCGGGAGCCCTGTCCGGCGGACGACTGCGACAGCGACCGGGCCGACTACGAGATGATACCGAAGCCGGGCGGCTCCTACGAGGTCCGGCTGTTCACCTGCGTCGAGTGCGGCCACAAGTGGCGCGAGTCCTGA